Proteins encoded within one genomic window of Gloeobacter kilaueensis JS1:
- a CDS encoding Uma2 family endonuclease yields the protein MLQFDPSLRLPSSRELPDSDDTPVDNELQDTLPGLLKTILASLWDQRNDWFLGIDMGMYVYPHEPYKAIVPDAFLALNVPRLSDPNGRLSYVLWEERVMPVLVLELVSKTYRDEYEEKLREYEHLGIRYYVIYNPQGRRKRQVLEVYELIDGQYERLAGAAPFWLEGLGLGIGLDEGEYQGWRREWLYWYDQSGKRHPTPEEKERQRTEQLTVQLEQQRQRAEQLAALLRAQGIDPDQLA from the coding sequence ATGCTCCAGTTCGATCCTTCGCTGCGTCTGCCCTCTTCCCGCGAGTTGCCCGACTCCGACGATACCCCTGTGGATAACGAACTACAGGACACGCTTCCTGGCCTGCTCAAGACGATCCTGGCCTCGTTATGGGACCAGCGCAATGACTGGTTTTTGGGGATAGATATGGGCATGTATGTCTATCCGCACGAACCCTACAAGGCGATCGTGCCCGATGCTTTTTTGGCTTTGAATGTACCGCGCCTGAGCGATCCGAACGGTAGGCTCAGCTATGTGTTGTGGGAAGAACGGGTGATGCCAGTACTGGTGCTGGAACTGGTTTCTAAGACCTACCGGGATGAGTACGAAGAGAAGCTGCGCGAGTACGAGCATCTGGGAATTCGCTACTACGTGATTTACAACCCGCAGGGTCGTCGCAAGCGTCAGGTGCTGGAGGTATACGAACTGATCGATGGCCAGTACGAACGGCTAGCAGGCGCTGCGCCTTTTTGGCTAGAGGGTCTGGGTCTGGGTATTGGTTTGGATGAAGGGGAGTATCAGGGTTGGCGTCGGGAGTGGCTGTACTGGTACGACCAATCGGGCAAGCGCCATCCGACACCAGAAGAAAAAGAGCGGCAACGGACCGAGCAACTGACGGTCCAACTAGAGCAGCAGCGGCAGCGGGCAGAACAACTCGCCGCCCTTCTAAGAGCACAGGGCATCGATCCAGACCAACTGGCCTGA
- a CDS encoding ion channel → MRLIGRNGSSSLAIERIGLERSWGDVYHFLLTISWTGLLLLVIGLYLFANVFFAGLYLLGGDAILNARHGSFEDAFFFSVQTLATIGYGVMSPKTTYGHIIASIEGLVGWSGFALATGLMFAKFSKPTARVLFSDVAVINQSQGRPTLFFRTANRRRNQIFEAQVRLTLARDETLPNGEFMRRFYDMKLVRGQTSIFALTWTIMHVIDEESPLFGQTSESLAESQTELIVTLTGLDDTVSQNIHARHSFIASEILFEHRLTDIITRTPEGRRILDYSRFHDVEALVAQPETAPPR, encoded by the coding sequence ATGCGGCTTATCGGGCGCAACGGCTCATCGTCGCTTGCGATCGAGCGCATCGGTCTTGAGCGCTCGTGGGGAGATGTCTACCACTTTTTGCTGACGATTTCCTGGACCGGGTTGTTGCTGCTGGTGATCGGGCTCTACCTGTTCGCCAACGTCTTTTTTGCCGGGCTGTACCTGTTGGGCGGCGATGCCATTCTCAATGCCCGCCACGGTTCCTTTGAGGACGCTTTTTTCTTCAGCGTCCAGACCCTCGCCACGATCGGCTACGGCGTGATGTCACCGAAGACGACCTACGGCCATATCATCGCCTCGATCGAGGGCCTGGTGGGCTGGAGCGGCTTTGCCCTGGCCACCGGTTTGATGTTTGCCAAATTCTCAAAGCCGACGGCGCGGGTGCTCTTTAGCGACGTAGCGGTGATCAACCAGAGCCAGGGACGACCGACGCTATTCTTTCGCACCGCCAATCGTCGCCGCAACCAGATCTTCGAGGCCCAGGTGCGCCTGACCCTGGCACGGGACGAGACGCTGCCAAACGGTGAATTTATGCGCCGCTTTTATGACATGAAGCTCGTGCGCGGCCAGACATCGATCTTTGCTCTCACCTGGACGATCATGCACGTCATCGACGAAGAGAGCCCGCTATTTGGCCAGACGAGCGAGTCGCTGGCAGAAAGCCAGACAGAACTGATCGTCACCCTCACCGGTCTGGACGATACGGTTTCTCAAAATATTCACGCCCGGCACTCCTTTATTGCCTCTGAGATCCTCTTTGAGCATCGGCTGACGGATATCATCACCCGCACGCCGGAGGGCAGGCGCATCCTCGATTATTCGCGCTTCCACGATGTCGAAGCCCTCGTCGCCCAGCCCGAGACGGCCCCGCCGCGCTAG
- a CDS encoding integrin alpha, with the protein MSVSIGVGWLLSTMLLPLDTEALRAEAQVVTPTRGAGFVIIGSLMFDESGNSVSDAGDVNGDGLADVIVGAFTAAPNGQSSAGRSYVVFGKHSHLPVALSVIESGSSPDGFVINGSNEGDASGLSVSGAGDVNGDGLADVIVGAFTAAPNAKVNAGRSYVVFGKRKRQPVELSAIESGSSPDGFVINGSNGQDLSGQSVSGAGDINGDGLADVIVGAPGAYGNGLQGAAGRSYVVFGKRSIQPVELANLETARPSPSP; encoded by the coding sequence TTGAGTGTATCTATCGGTGTGGGTTGGCTTTTGAGCACAATGCTGCTGCCACTGGATACAGAGGCGTTACGCGCTGAGGCACAGGTAGTCACGCCAACCAGAGGTGCGGGCTTCGTCATCATCGGCAGCCTGATGTTCGATGAATCCGGCAACTCTGTCAGTGATGCGGGCGATGTCAATGGCGACGGACTCGCCGATGTGATCGTCGGAGCTTTTACAGCCGCCCCGAATGGTCAATCCTCTGCTGGTCGGAGCTACGTGGTCTTCGGCAAGCACAGTCACCTACCAGTAGCGCTATCGGTCATAGAAAGTGGTAGCAGCCCAGACGGTTTTGTCATCAACGGCAGCAATGAAGGCGATGCCTCCGGTTTGTCTGTCAGTGGTGCGGGCGATGTCAACGGTGATGGACTCGCCGATGTGATCGTCGGAGCTTTTACAGCCGCCCCAAATGCGAAAGTCAACGCTGGTCGTAGCTATGTGGTCTTCGGCAAGCGCAAGCGCCAGCCTGTGGAACTATCGGCAATAGAGAGTGGTAGCAGCCCAGACGGCTTTGTTATCAACGGCAGCAATGGACAAGATCTATCCGGCCAATCTGTCAGTGGTGCAGGCGATATCAACGGTGATGGACTCGCCGATGTGATAGTCGGGGCTCCCGGTGCCTATGGCAATGGTCTTCAAGGTGCTGCTGGTCGTAGTTATGTGGTCTTCGGCAAGCGCAGCATCCAGCCAGTGGAGCTTGCAAACCTGGAGACGGCCAGGCCATCGCCGTCTCCCTAG
- a CDS encoding multicopper oxidase domain-containing protein, protein MFSPRRFIFVVCLGAFLGTGWMVAAAKTVPDRAQVREYWIAVESERWNVASHPDEQSGQRIAPEQATFNALHLRAYSPGFGVALPADPALGLAGPTIEATVGDTVIVHFKNLDNYYRQPHSLHPHGLQYSDAMDGSYMRSHPDKPGTAVPFGETFTYTWKAAADSVGAWAYHDHSVQPERNAALGMYGAIRVYDPKTRRPDREFFVFLTGLEAPTSGLGRDFDLINGLAYAGNTPTLVAKRGELVRFNVLALGTEFHTFHIHGYRWIEDGRSEDTHPIGPASSWSVAIRADNPGMWMYHCHVDQHLQNGMMGMFHVL, encoded by the coding sequence ATGTTTTCCCCCCGCCGGTTCATTTTTGTAGTCTGCCTGGGCGCTTTTCTCGGTACAGGCTGGATGGTCGCCGCTGCGAAGACCGTCCCCGACAGGGCACAGGTGCGCGAGTACTGGATCGCCGTCGAATCCGAGCGCTGGAACGTCGCCTCCCATCCCGACGAACAGTCCGGCCAGCGCATCGCCCCTGAGCAGGCAACTTTTAACGCCCTGCACCTGAGGGCCTATTCGCCCGGCTTTGGCGTCGCTCTACCCGCCGACCCGGCCCTCGGTCTGGCGGGCCCGACGATCGAAGCGACCGTGGGCGATACGGTCATCGTTCACTTTAAGAACCTCGACAACTACTACCGCCAGCCCCACTCCCTGCACCCCCACGGCCTGCAGTACAGCGACGCGATGGACGGCTCCTACATGCGCTCGCACCCCGACAAGCCCGGAACGGCTGTGCCCTTCGGCGAAACTTTTACCTATACCTGGAAAGCGGCGGCGGATTCGGTGGGAGCCTGGGCCTACCACGATCATTCGGTGCAGCCGGAGCGCAACGCCGCCCTCGGCATGTACGGGGCGATCCGCGTCTACGATCCGAAGACCAGGCGGCCCGACCGCGAGTTTTTTGTCTTTCTTACGGGCCTGGAAGCGCCCACCAGTGGCCTGGGCCGCGACTTTGATCTCATCAATGGCCTCGCCTACGCCGGGAACACCCCGACCCTGGTGGCGAAGCGGGGCGAACTGGTGCGCTTCAACGTCCTCGCCCTGGGCACCGAGTTTCATACCTTCCACATCCACGGCTACCGCTGGATCGAGGACGGTCGCAGCGAGGACACCCACCCGATCGGTCCCGCCTCCTCCTGGTCCGTCGCCATCCGCGCCGACAATCCCGGCATGTGGATGTACCACTGCCACGTCGATCAGCACCTGCAGAACGGGATGATGGGCATGTTTCACGTCCTCTAG
- a CDS encoding IS110 family transposase, whose amino-acid sequence MQRDGSQNDYQLFVGIDVAALTVTAAWLLTHAKPTAAITLPQTPEGHCQLAERLLAVCPTAAEVLVVIEATGSYWMRLATFLALKGFAVSVVNPAQSHYFARALLKRSKSDALDAQTLAQLAAALQPGLWQPPPEIYYQLQQRLQHRDALLQQRQQLHNQLHALRQFPLVVAAVQASLEQLSHTFDEQIAQMEAQLEALLAQDSLWHQAATKLRTIKGIGSVTAGWVLVSTLNFGCCATVEAAVAYAGLAPRSHRSGTSLHRPERIGHAGNARLRTALYMASLSAIRCNQQIKSFYQRLRAAGKPAKVALCAAARKLLHIAWAVVKTDTPFDAEHGRLVCLQ is encoded by the coding sequence ATGCAGCGAGACGGTTCACAAAACGACTATCAGCTATTTGTCGGTATTGATGTGGCGGCACTCACTGTCACTGCCGCCTGGCTGCTCACCCACGCAAAGCCTACCGCTGCCATCACACTGCCCCAAACCCCCGAAGGACACTGCCAATTGGCCGAACGCTTACTCGCCGTCTGTCCCACCGCCGCTGAGGTGTTAGTGGTCATCGAAGCCACAGGCTCCTACTGGATGCGACTGGCCACATTTCTGGCGCTCAAAGGTTTTGCCGTCAGTGTGGTCAACCCCGCTCAGTCTCATTACTTTGCCAGGGCACTGCTCAAGCGTTCCAAAAGCGATGCGCTTGATGCCCAGACGCTTGCCCAACTCGCTGCCGCCCTGCAACCTGGTCTTTGGCAGCCGCCGCCTGAGATTTATTACCAACTCCAACAGCGCCTGCAGCATCGCGATGCCTTGCTGCAGCAACGCCAACAACTGCACAACCAGTTGCACGCTCTGCGGCAATTTCCGTTGGTGGTGGCGGCGGTACAAGCGAGTCTGGAGCAGTTGAGCCACACCTTCGATGAGCAGATTGCGCAGATGGAAGCTCAGCTAGAAGCGCTGCTCGCCCAAGACTCGCTTTGGCATCAAGCTGCAACCAAGCTGCGCACTATCAAAGGCATTGGGTCTGTCACCGCTGGGTGGGTGTTGGTGAGTACCCTCAACTTCGGCTGCTGTGCAACGGTGGAAGCGGCGGTGGCCTACGCGGGTCTCGCTCCCCGCTCCCACCGTAGCGGCACCAGCCTTCATAGACCAGAGCGCATCGGCCATGCAGGCAATGCCCGCTTACGCACGGCGCTGTATATGGCGAGCTTGAGTGCGATCCGCTGCAATCAGCAGATTAAAAGCTTTTACCAGCGGCTACGAGCAGCCGGTAAACCGGCAAAGGTAGCGCTTTGCGCTGCGGCTCGCAAACTCTTACACATTGCCTGGGCGGTTGTGAAAACAGACACGCCTTTCGATGCAGAGCACGGCAGGTTGGTTTGCTTGCAGTAG
- a CDS encoding serine hydrolase: MKSIFWTLLLVGSLGLAPAALLADTTIDDPKLDRLVAEARREFLTTQSFDRLDVVVLLPRGDGTWQRGSYGRETLAYPASCVKLAYMVAAVHWCSAQGKPVDCLDSHLRPMVVDSSNEETGEVVDAITGAPNRPATSSNTPGYREWYSRRLYTENFLKAQNLLGNQTILHKTYPSNSGEMPGGAEKVAIDERGRNAMRPDLSAELMRRIVRGELEPQATAYMRALLATPTFDEQSGIGFGLPPGSRYENKIGAAYDTLEDIAYIVLPNGRELILAIFTNGLDQRQPEPYDIAPLGVFAEKLIEKLGLDEGDPPKRKIDDTDSAVTVTGRWQKRTDTKDKFGEDYLRSVGGFGSQQVIWNLNVPESGRYEVAVWYPALQENTSEAAYTVVHGDGIAEVKLNQQVWGGRWVKLGDFAFKAGQGSVILSDKTADPNRQVVADALKITRWPR; this comes from the coding sequence TTGAAGTCCATCTTCTGGACATTGCTGCTCGTTGGATCGCTGGGGCTCGCTCCGGCTGCTCTTCTTGCCGACACGACGATCGACGATCCAAAGCTCGACCGGCTGGTGGCGGAGGCGCGCCGCGAATTTCTCACCACCCAGTCCTTCGACCGGCTCGATGTCGTCGTGCTGTTGCCCAGAGGCGACGGCACCTGGCAGCGGGGCTCCTATGGCCGGGAAACCCTCGCCTATCCGGCCAGTTGCGTCAAGCTCGCCTACATGGTGGCAGCCGTCCACTGGTGCAGCGCCCAGGGCAAGCCGGTGGATTGCCTCGATTCCCACCTCCGACCGATGGTGGTCGATTCGAGCAACGAGGAGACGGGCGAAGTCGTCGATGCGATCACCGGTGCTCCCAACCGCCCGGCCACCAGCAGCAATACTCCTGGCTACCGCGAGTGGTACAGCCGCCGCCTCTATACCGAGAACTTTTTAAAAGCCCAAAACCTGTTGGGCAACCAGACCATCCTGCACAAGACCTACCCATCCAACTCTGGCGAAATGCCCGGCGGAGCGGAGAAAGTGGCGATCGATGAGCGCGGTCGCAACGCCATGCGCCCGGACTTGAGCGCCGAGCTGATGCGCCGGATTGTCAGAGGCGAATTGGAACCCCAGGCGACTGCCTACATGCGCGCCCTGCTCGCCACGCCCACCTTCGACGAACAGAGCGGCATCGGCTTTGGCCTGCCCCCCGGTAGCCGCTACGAGAACAAGATCGGTGCCGCCTACGACACCCTCGAAGACATCGCCTATATTGTGCTCCCCAATGGCCGTGAACTGATTCTGGCCATTTTTACCAACGGCCTCGATCAAAGGCAGCCCGAGCCCTACGACATCGCCCCGCTGGGCGTCTTTGCTGAGAAGCTGATCGAAAAACTGGGACTCGATGAAGGCGACCCACCGAAGCGCAAGATCGATGACACTGATTCTGCCGTCACCGTCACGGGCCGCTGGCAGAAGCGCACCGACACGAAAGACAAATTTGGCGAAGATTACCTGCGCTCGGTAGGGGGCTTCGGCAGCCAGCAGGTGATCTGGAACCTGAACGTGCCGGAGAGCGGGCGCTACGAGGTGGCGGTCTGGTATCCGGCCTTGCAGGAGAATACGAGCGAAGCGGCCTACACCGTCGTCCACGGCGACGGCATCGCCGAGGTCAAACTCAACCAGCAGGTCTGGGGCGGGCGCTGGGTCAAACTCGGCGACTTTGCATTTAAGGCGGGCCAGGGCAGCGTCATCCTGAGCGACAAGACCGCCGATCCGAACCGGCAGGTGGTGGCGGACGCCCTCAAGATCACCCGCTGGCCGCGCTAG
- a CDS encoding alpha/beta fold hydrolase, translating into MALADTLGNLALLAFITADVGAIYQALASVLDRRNWPPPGRLIDMGGHRLHIQVAGQGGPTVVFEAGGGSWSIEWFRVLPEVAKFTCAVAYDRSGYGWSDISLKNASSRSVAEELHALLEAAGIEGPYILVGRSTGALHVRMFAHLYPQEVAGMVLLDAAHEEEKTRILPALREVGERELQLLGVLRLLAPLGLIRFLGWWGALARLRILEKLPSEKQQQVLAGIYRSLYCNTLYGEYQQFDESAGQVRATGSLGDLPLAVVTAGDHLDAANYPKDFPIAQAQQIWEQLQSELATLSANSRHEVLEGCSTYLPMDCPAAVVDAIRWVYDRTCGQPGR; encoded by the coding sequence ATGGCGCTCGCGGACACTCTGGGCAATCTGGCCCTGCTGGCATTTATAACGGCGGATGTGGGGGCGATCTACCAGGCGCTCGCCTCGGTCCTCGACCGGCGCAACTGGCCGCCGCCTGGGCGGCTCATCGACATGGGCGGTCACCGCCTGCACATCCAGGTGGCGGGCCAGGGCGGGCCGACGGTGGTCTTTGAGGCGGGAGGCGGTAGCTGGTCTATCGAATGGTTCCGCGTCCTGCCGGAGGTGGCAAAATTTACCTGCGCCGTCGCCTACGACCGGTCCGGTTATGGCTGGAGCGACATCAGCCTCAAAAACGCGAGCAGCCGGTCGGTGGCCGAAGAACTGCACGCCCTGCTTGAGGCTGCCGGGATCGAAGGACCGTACATCCTGGTCGGGCGATCGACAGGTGCCCTGCACGTCCGCATGTTCGCCCACCTCTACCCGCAGGAGGTAGCGGGCATGGTCCTGCTCGACGCCGCCCACGAGGAAGAAAAAACGCGCATCCTGCCTGCCCTGCGCGAGGTGGGCGAGCGGGAGTTGCAGTTGCTGGGCGTGCTGCGGCTGCTTGCGCCGCTGGGGCTCATTCGCTTTTTGGGCTGGTGGGGAGCCCTGGCGCGGCTGCGGATTCTCGAAAAATTGCCCTCCGAAAAGCAGCAGCAGGTTCTGGCGGGTATCTATCGCTCGCTCTACTGCAACACCCTCTACGGCGAGTACCAGCAATTTGACGAGAGTGCCGGGCAGGTCCGCGCTACCGGCTCCCTGGGCGATCTGCCCCTGGCGGTCGTCACCGCCGGAGACCACCTCGATGCGGCAAACTACCCAAAGGACTTTCCGATCGCCCAGGCCCAACAGATCTGGGAGCAGTTGCAGTCTGAGCTGGCTACACTTTCTGCCAACAGTCGGCATGAGGTGCTAGAAGGCTGCAGCACCTACCTGCCCATGGACTGTCCGGCGGCGGTGGTCGATGCGATTCGTTGGGTTTACGACAGAACCTGCGGCCAACCGGGGCGATAA
- a CDS encoding S41 family peptidase encodes MSRQQRWLWLFLVWLALLSTPVLAQSQATTTLRKLSLQDTPKALVDEVWQTVDREFADHSFNNLDWQQVRRDLLAREYTSREDAYQVLRTTLKKLGDPYTRFLTPREYQNLLEQTNGEWIGIGMTLGTNEDTGAPVIVRVFPDSPASGAGLQLKDQLLAVDGQSVAGLSLDAVTQRIRGDKDTTVTLALLRGGSQKLTVTLKRSPIELPVVSAQLKQEGLYKIGYLRLEEFSGKAPAEMRTAIERLKGEGAQGWILDLRGNPGGRVDAAAEITSLLMQQGTIVMATNRNGERETLQADRRAITGLPLVVLVDRGSASASEIVAGALQDNRRARLVGTITFGKGVIQQMNTLSDGSGLNVTIARYQTPAGREIHKKGLVPDVLVPMAEGLRQQLVATDAFAGDADTQYRRAVSELTGQLQPSAPGASTLEAGKSEANPIH; translated from the coding sequence ATGAGCAGGCAGCAGCGCTGGCTGTGGCTTTTTTTGGTGTGGCTCGCGCTATTGAGCACCCCGGTGCTTGCCCAGAGTCAGGCGACCACGACACTCCGCAAACTGTCCTTGCAGGATACCCCCAAGGCGCTGGTGGACGAGGTGTGGCAGACGGTCGATCGCGAGTTCGCCGATCACAGCTTTAACAATCTCGACTGGCAGCAGGTGCGCCGGGATCTGCTGGCACGGGAGTACACCAGCCGCGAGGATGCCTATCAGGTTCTGCGCACGACGCTCAAAAAACTGGGCGATCCCTACACGCGCTTTCTCACTCCCCGCGAGTACCAGAACCTGCTGGAGCAGACCAACGGCGAGTGGATCGGCATCGGCATGACCCTGGGCACCAACGAGGACACCGGCGCGCCTGTGATCGTGCGGGTCTTTCCGGACAGCCCGGCCTCCGGAGCCGGACTGCAGCTTAAAGATCAACTGCTCGCCGTCGATGGCCAGTCCGTGGCGGGCCTCAGCCTCGATGCCGTCACCCAGCGCATCCGGGGCGACAAAGATACGACCGTCACCCTCGCCCTGTTGCGCGGCGGCAGCCAGAAATTGACCGTCACCCTCAAGCGCAGCCCGATCGAATTGCCGGTGGTGAGCGCCCAGCTCAAGCAGGAGGGCCTCTACAAGATTGGCTACCTGCGCCTCGAAGAATTTAGCGGCAAAGCCCCCGCCGAGATGCGCACCGCCATCGAACGCCTCAAGGGCGAAGGTGCCCAGGGCTGGATTCTCGATCTGCGGGGCAACCCCGGTGGCCGGGTAGACGCGGCGGCTGAGATCACGAGCCTCCTGATGCAGCAGGGCACGATCGTCATGGCCACCAACCGCAACGGCGAGCGCGAGACGCTGCAGGCCGATCGCCGGGCGATCACCGGTCTGCCCCTGGTGGTGCTGGTCGATCGCGGCTCCGCCTCAGCGAGCGAGATCGTCGCCGGTGCCCTGCAGGACAACCGCCGCGCCAGACTGGTCGGCACGATCACCTTCGGCAAAGGGGTGATCCAGCAGATGAACACGCTCTCCGACGGCTCGGGCCTGAACGTCACGATCGCCCGCTACCAGACGCCCGCCGGTCGCGAGATCCACAAAAAAGGACTGGTGCCGGATGTGCTGGTGCCGATGGCCGAAGGACTGCGCCAGCAACTGGTGGCGACCGACGCTTTTGCCGGCGACGCAGATACCCAGTATCGCCGGGCCGTGAGTGAACTGACAGGCCAACTGCAGCCCAGTGCGCCGGGCGCATCCACCCTCGAAGCCGGTAAGAGCGAAGCCAATCCGATCCACTAG
- a CDS encoding DUF2808 domain-containing protein, with protein sequence MKKSVALGLSTLALIALSASPLYAIVAGGQTYFLVVPRLVGATTTNVSASYRIARYSFTVSVPSDSGEPLGALSVGIPAGIYTPYPGEVSVVDATGARLATQTTAQSDGSLLITFQQPVAPGSTVTVQFEPIRNPKGGGTYLFEVRALPAGTNPFSYFLGFGRLEFFVGGAGSSG encoded by the coding sequence ATGAAAAAGTCCGTTGCACTCGGCCTCAGCACGCTTGCGCTGATTGCACTGAGCGCCAGTCCGCTATACGCCATCGTCGCCGGTGGTCAGACCTATTTTCTGGTCGTACCGCGACTCGTCGGAGCCACGACGACCAATGTCAGCGCTTCCTACAGGATTGCCCGCTACTCTTTTACGGTGAGTGTTCCATCCGACAGCGGCGAACCGCTGGGAGCGCTCTCGGTTGGCATTCCTGCCGGCATCTACACGCCCTACCCCGGTGAGGTGTCAGTAGTCGATGCCACCGGAGCCAGGCTTGCCACCCAGACAACTGCCCAGAGCGACGGCAGCCTGCTGATTACCTTCCAGCAACCGGTCGCTCCGGGCTCGACGGTCACGGTGCAGTTCGAGCCCATCCGCAACCCCAAAGGCGGCGGCACCTACCTGTTTGAGGTGCGCGCTCTGCCTGCCGGAACCAACCCATTCAGCTATTTTCTGGGCTTTGGCCGACTCGAGTTCTTCGTCGGCGGCGCAGGCAGCAGCGGCTAG
- a CDS encoding 2-isopropylmalate synthase produces MTMAPNRLIILDTTLRDGEQSPGATLNTEEKVEIARQLARLGVDIIEAGFAFASPGDFEAVSQVARTVGSDNGPIICSLARAIRADIQAAAEAIRPAARQRIHTFISTSDIHLEHQLRKSRSEVLAIASEMVAYAKSFVQDVQFSPMDAGRSDPDYLYTVIEAAIAAGATTINIPDTVGFLTPLEFGALIYGIRQNVPNIEQAVLSTHCHNDLGLAVANSLAGVENGARQVECTINGIGERAGNCSLEEIVMALHVRRHLFNPIFGRPADEGEALTAIDTRQIYKTSRLVSNLTGMLVQPNKAIVGANAFAHESGIHQDGVLKNRLTYEIMDAETVGVSENRIVLGKHSGRNAFRTRLRELGYELGEADLNRAFLRFKELADKKKSVSDWDIEAIISDEIRLIPEAYRLEQVQVVCGDLGIPTATVRLSTADGSERTDAAVGTGPVDAVYRAINRIIDLPNELIEFSVQSVTAGIDAMGEVTIRVRHEQRTFSGHAANTDIIVASTRAYLNALNKLHFALAHPTHSGGVLGSPDAAAQKL; encoded by the coding sequence CTGACAATGGCTCCAAACCGGCTGATTATCCTTGACACCACTTTGCGCGACGGCGAGCAGTCGCCGGGTGCCACCCTCAACACCGAAGAGAAGGTGGAGATCGCCCGCCAGCTTGCCCGACTTGGTGTCGATATAATCGAGGCCGGTTTTGCCTTCGCGAGTCCCGGCGACTTTGAAGCCGTCTCCCAGGTGGCCCGCACCGTCGGTAGCGACAATGGACCGATTATCTGCAGCCTCGCCAGGGCGATCCGCGCCGATATCCAGGCGGCAGCCGAGGCGATCCGTCCCGCAGCCCGGCAGCGGATCCACACGTTCATCTCAACTTCCGACATTCACCTGGAGCACCAGTTGCGCAAAAGCCGCTCCGAAGTGCTCGCGATCGCTTCTGAGATGGTCGCCTACGCCAAAAGCTTCGTTCAGGACGTGCAGTTTTCGCCGATGGACGCTGGGCGCTCCGACCCGGACTATCTCTACACAGTGATCGAAGCAGCAATCGCTGCCGGGGCGACCACGATCAATATTCCCGACACGGTGGGCTTTTTGACGCCCCTCGAATTTGGTGCCTTGATCTACGGCATTCGCCAGAACGTGCCCAATATCGAGCAAGCCGTTCTTTCGACCCACTGCCACAACGATCTTGGGCTGGCAGTAGCCAATTCTCTTGCCGGTGTCGAGAACGGGGCGCGCCAGGTCGAATGCACGATCAACGGCATCGGCGAGCGGGCCGGCAACTGCTCGCTCGAAGAGATCGTCATGGCCCTGCACGTGCGGCGGCACCTCTTTAATCCGATCTTTGGCCGCCCTGCCGATGAAGGCGAAGCGCTCACCGCCATCGACACCCGCCAGATCTACAAGACCTCGCGCCTGGTCTCCAACCTCACCGGGATGCTCGTCCAGCCCAACAAGGCGATTGTCGGGGCAAATGCCTTTGCCCACGAGTCGGGCATCCACCAGGACGGCGTGCTCAAAAACCGGCTCACCTACGAGATTATGGATGCTGAAACCGTCGGGGTGAGCGAAAACCGGATCGTGCTGGGCAAGCACTCTGGCCGCAACGCCTTTCGCACCCGCCTGCGCGAACTGGGCTACGAACTGGGTGAGGCCGACCTCAACCGCGCCTTCCTGCGCTTCAAAGAACTGGCGGACAAAAAAAAGAGCGTCAGCGACTGGGATATCGAGGCGATTATCAGCGACGAGATCCGGCTTATCCCCGAAGCTTACCGGCTTGAGCAGGTGCAGGTAGTCTGCGGCGATCTGGGCATACCCACTGCCACCGTGCGCCTGAGCACCGCCGACGGCAGCGAGCGCACCGATGCCGCCGTCGGAACCGGCCCCGTCGATGCCGTCTACAGGGCGATCAACCGGATCATCGATCTGCCCAATGAACTCATCGAATTTTCGGTGCAGTCGGTGACTGCCGGGATCGACGCGATGGGCGAGGTGACGATCCGCGTGCGCCACGAGCAGCGCACCTTCAGCGGCCATGCCGCCAACACCGACATCATCGTCGCCTCCACCCGCGCCTACCTCAACGCCCTCAACAAACTCCACTTTGCCCTCGCCCACCCGACCCACAGCGGCGGCGTGCTCGGCAGCCCCGACGCCGCCGCTCAGAAGCTCTGA
- a CDS encoding superoxide dismutase family protein, protein MKKIFLSPALIALLLAAPVLAGNPPQATAQIKDAKGEPVGTASFVQQPKGVLVTVEVKGLEPGKHPMHIHAVGKCDAPDFRSAGPHLGDHKMAGMKGSMAMETMAGDLPELLVGADGTGKAEVLNPEISLGSKSLLQKQGTALLIHDATKPSKRIACGVISTNPNP, encoded by the coding sequence ATGAAGAAAATCTTTCTCAGTCCTGCCCTGATCGCTTTGCTTCTAGCGGCACCCGTACTGGCAGGCAATCCACCCCAGGCAACGGCCCAGATCAAAGACGCAAAGGGTGAACCGGTCGGTACCGCCAGCTTCGTCCAGCAACCGAAGGGCGTGCTCGTCACCGTCGAGGTCAAGGGGCTGGAGCCGGGCAAGCATCCGATGCACATCCACGCCGTCGGCAAGTGCGACGCGCCCGACTTTCGTTCCGCCGGTCCCCACCTGGGCGATCACAAGATGGCAGGCATGAAGGGCAGCATGGCGATGGAGACGATGGCAGGCGATCTGCCGGAACTCCTCGTCGGCGCGGACGGCACCGGCAAAGCCGAGGTGCTCAACCCTGAGATCAGCCTTGGATCTAAATCCCTCTTGCAAAAGCAGGGGACAGCTCTGCTCATCCACGACGCCACCAAACCGAGCAAACGTATCGCCTGCGGCGTGATTTCCACAAACCCGAACCCATAA